One window from the genome of Elaeis guineensis isolate ETL-2024a chromosome 5, EG11, whole genome shotgun sequence encodes:
- the LOC105046219 gene encoding uncharacterized protein, translating to MEDPPKYPPAIFYAIDTDDEDTNDDEDITIEELEARIRHASMRIERWRKKHGQHPATKTKGRPSEQARRKQMSRAQDKVLDYMLMLMDMGGARGFVYGIIPEKGKPVSGASDNLRGWWKEKVRFDHNGPTAVERFQLENSIPLSAMNASVSSPQQLMGFQDSTLGSMLSALMQQCQPPQRRFPLDRRVPPPWWPTMEEGWWQDLGLSADQGPLPYRKPHDLKKAWKAGVLIAVIRNISPNFDQVQKTVQRSRCLRGKMSAKERTIWYSVLHQEMQLYMEHHPDAPQGFLSLSRAASSSSSDDKYDVEIEVDSNDIVDCKLAERVDAEEGRRGLPLDNNNEQQQKQSKRSSAWDNPLQPALFADQTLAVDQNSLQEEPTEGPDPVPQPVASLNTSMQTPNVGTNCFLLVHAGVEQRCGTNVGTNCLLPMPCHPQTGLNPSDLMQVPNVGAKGLLRVPGVEPNCFRQPALNQNAPLPTPNAGPNSLLSMPCVGQNCLQQPTHLIPYPLLQQTTIDPKLPYGNYAGRGIGMARRMFEETSRGVQPPQNFHVRTNTSEPAFDNPPSGFDSDLIYDSSFNYTDTGGSLINKHDSSWFVRNN from the coding sequence ATGGAGGATCCACCAAAGTATCCTCCTGCTATATTTTATGCTATAGATACCGATGATGAAGATACCaatgatgatgaagatattaCCATAGAGGAGCTTGAGGCACGGATACGCCACGCGAGCATGCGGATAGAAAGGTGGCGAAAGAAGCATGGGCAGCATCCAGCTACAAAGACGAAAGGAAGGCCTTCGGAACAAGCCCGGAGAAAACAAATGTCTCGAGCCCAGGATAAGGTCTTGGACTACATGCTCATGCTCATGGACATGGGCGGTGCCCGGGGCTTCGTGTATGGCATCATCCCCGAGAAGGGAAAGCCCGTGAGCGGCGCATCCGATAATCTGAGGGGCTGGTGGAAGGAGAAGGTGCGATTCGATCATAATGGCCCTACTGCCGTGGAGAGATTCCAGCTCGAGAACAGCATTCCATTATCTGCGATGAATGCCTCGGTCTCAAGTCCGCAGCAGCTGATGGGGTTCCAGGATTCAACACTGGGCTCCATGCTGTCTGCATTGATGCAGCAATGCCAGCCTCCTCAGAGGAGGTTCCCATTGGACCGGCGCGTTCCGCCGCCCTGGTGGCCGACCATGGAGGAGGGCTGGTGGCAGGATCTAGGATTGTCTGCTGATCAAGGGCCATTGCCGTATAGGAAGCCGCATGATCTCAAAAAAGCCTGGAAGGCCGGTGTCCTTATTGCAGTTATCAGAAACATCTCCCCGAATTTTGATCAGGTTCAGAAGACAGTGCAGAGGTCTAGATGTCTCCGAGGCAAAATGTCCGCAAAGGAGAGAACAATTTGGTATTCTGTGCTTCATCAAGAGATGCAGTTGTACATGGAGCACCACCCTGATGCTCCTCAGGGGTTTCTGAGCCTGAGTAGGGCTGCCTCTTCTAGCAGCAGTGATGATAAATATGATGTTGAGATTGAGGTTGATTCTAATGATATAGTAGATTGCAAACTTGCTGAGAGGGTCGATGCCGAGGAGGGCCGAAGAGGTTTGCCTCTGGATAACAACAATGAGCAGCAGCAGAAACAAAGTAAGAGAAGTTCTGCATGGGATAATCCTCTTCAGCCAGCTTTGTTTGCAGATCAGACCCTGGCTGTGGATCAGAATTCTCTCCAGGAGGAACCGACGGAAGGCCCCGATCCCGTACCACAGCCGGTTGCGAGTCTGAATACCTCAATGCAGACACCAAATGTTGGTACAAATTGTTTTCTACTGGTGCATGCTGGTGTGGAACAAAGGTGTGGAACAAATGTTGGTACGAATTGTCTTCTGCCAATGCCTTGTCATCCGCAAACAGGTTTGAATCCAAGTGACCTCATGCAGGTGCCAAATGTTGGTGCAAAGGGTCTTCTGCGGGTGCCTGGGGTGGAACCAAATTGTTTTCGGCAACCAGCTTTGAATCAAAATGCCCCCCTGCCTACACCAAATGCCGGTCCAAATAGTCTTCTATCGATGCCTTGTGTGGGACAAAATTGTCTTCAGCAACCGACTCATCTGATTCCATACCCTCTTCTGCAGCAAACTACAATCGATCCGAAGCTTCCTTATGGAAACTATGCTGGCCGGGGCATCGGAATGGCAAGAAGAATGTTTGAAGAAACCAGCAGAGGAGTGCAGCCTCCTCAGAACTTTCATGTTCGGACTAATACTTCGGAACCAGCATTCGATAACCCGCCCAGTGGTTTTGATAGTGACTTGATATATGATTCTTCTTTCAATTATACCGATACGGGAGGCTCACTGATAAATAAACATGATTCTTCTTGGTTCGTTCGAAATAATTAG